A section of the Pan paniscus chromosome 7, NHGRI_mPanPan1-v2.0_pri, whole genome shotgun sequence genome encodes:
- the LOC117981556 gene encoding protein FAM90A15-like, with the protein MMARRDPKSWAERLVRAQTLQKQRRAPVGPRAPPPSEEDPRLKCKNCGAFGHTARSTRCPMKCWKAALVPATLGEKEGKENLKPWKPQVEANPGPLNKDKGEKEERPRQQDPQRKALLHMFSGKPPEKPLPNRKGSTESSDYLRVASGPMPVHTTSKRPRLGPVLADRSATERSDRGSVLASPSPLRKASLSSSSSLGPKERQTGAAADIPQPAVRQQGPEPLLVVKPTHSSPEGGCREVPQAASKTHGLLQAIRPQAQDKRPAVTSQPCPPAATHSLGLGSNLSFGPGAKRPAQARIQACLNFPKKPRLGPFQIPESAIQGGELGAPENLQPPPAATELGPSTSPQMGRRTPAQVPSVDRQPPHSRPCLPTAQACTMSHHPAASHDGAQPLRVLFRRLENGRWSSSLLAAPSFHSPEKPGAFLAQSPHVSEKSEGPRVRVPPSVLYEDLQVSSSSEDSDSDLE; encoded by the exons ATGATGGCACGTCGGGACCCCAAATCTTGGGCCGAGAGACTGGTGAGAGCCCAGACCCTCCAGAAGCAGCGGAGGGCCCCAGTTGGGCCAAGGGCTCCCCCGCCCAGTGAAGAAGATCCCAGG CTCAAGTGCAAAAACTGCGGGGCCTTTGGCCACACGGCCAGAAGTACCAGGTGCCCCATGAAGTGCTGGAAGGCAGCCCTGGTTCCAGCGACCttgggggaaaaggaagggaaggaaaacctgaaaccatggaaGCCCCAGGTTGAAGCCAACCCGGGGCCCTTGAACAAGgataagggagagaaggaagagagaccaaG GCAACAAGACCCGCAGAGGAAGGCTCTCCTCCACATGTTTTCTGGGAAACCTCCAGAGAAGCCGCTGCCGAATCGAAAAGGATCCACGGAATCTTCTGATTATCTGAGG gTTGCAAGCGGGCCAATGCCGGTCCACACAACCAGTAAGAGGCCGCGCCTGGGCCCTGTCCTCGCTGATCGCTCAGCTACCGAAAGGTCTGACAGGGGCTCCGTCTTGGCTTCGCCGTCTCCCCTCAGAAAAGCCAGTCTGAGCTCCTCCTCAAGTCTTGGAccaaaggaaagacagacagggGCTGCGGCCGACATCCCTCAGCCTGCAGTCAGGCAGCAGGGCCCCGAGCCTCTCCTCGTGGTGAAGCCGacacacagcagccctgagggtggctgccgagaagttccccaggctgcctccaaAACCCACGGCCTGCTCCAGGCCATCAGACCCCAGGCACAGGACAAACGTCCTGCGGTGACCTCACAGCCCTGCCCGCCAGCCGCCACACACAGCTTGGGCCTAGGCTCCAATCTCAGCTTCGGGCCAGGAGCCAAGAGACCTGCCCAGGCTCGGATTCAGGCTTGCCTGAACTTCCCCAAGAAACCGAGACTGGGTCCCTTCCAGATCCCCGAAAGCGCCATCCAGGGAGGTGAGCTGGGGGCCCCGGAGAATCTCCAACCTCCGCCAGCCGCAACCGAACTTGGACCAAGTACGTCGCCCCAGATGGGCAGGAGGACACCCGCCCAGGTGCCCAGCGTCGACCGGCAGCCTCCGCACAGCAGACCTTGCCTGCCTACTGCCCAGGCCTGCACCATGTCCCATCACCCAGCGGCCAGCCATGATGGggcccagcctctcagagtgctcttCCGGAGACTGGAAAACGGACGCTGGAGCTCCAGCCTCCTGGCGGCCCCCTCATTTCACTCTCCTGAGAAGCCGGGAGCCTTCCTCGCTCAGAGCCCTCATGTGTCAGAGAAGTCTGAGGGTCCCCGTGTTCGTGTCCCACCGAGCGTCCTCTATGAGGACCTTCAGgtttcctcctcctcagaggaCAGCGATTCTGACCTGGAGTGA